Part of the Geodermatophilus obscurus DSM 43160 genome is shown below.
CGTCGATGATCGCGCTGATCGTGCAGCGCTGGCGGGCCATCCGGTCGTAGTCGGTCAGCCCGTAGCGGCCGCGGGCGAACTGCAGCGCCGTCCAGCCGTCCATGTGCTGGGCCGGTCCCGGCTCGATGTAGTCGTCCGGCAGTTCCTGGCCGGAGATGCCGTTGATCGGCACGTAGTAGTTGACGTTCACGGTGATGCCGCCGAGGGCGTCGACCAACCGGGCGAAGCCGTCGAGGTTGACCAGCACGAAGTAGTCGATGTCCAGGCCCAACGCCTCACCGACGCCGAGCTTGAGGAAGTCCGCGCCCGGGTCGTCGGTGCGCCCGAGGATGTCGGGGTACCAGGCCGGTCCGGTGCGGTAGACGGCGTTGAGCAGGCTGTCGGCCTCGTTGGCGCCCTCGAAGCCGTCCGGGTAGACCTCGGCCAGCGGGCTGTCCGAGGGGAAGGGCAGGTCCTGGAGGTTGCGCGGCAGGCTGAACAGCATCGTGTCGCCTGTCTCGGTGTCGATGCTGGCCACGATGACCGTGTCGGTGCGCACGCCCTCGCGCCCCTCTCCACCGTCCCCGCCGAGCAGGAGCACGTTGACCCGCTCCTGGTCGCCGAAGGGGTCGGGGTGGTCGCCGTCGTCCACCGTCGCCGACTCGCGGTCGGCGAAGAGGCCGTCGAGGAGCCCCTGCTGGGCGAGTGCCACCTGGCCGACGGTGACCACCGGGTACGCGATGCCGGCGACCAGCGCGGCGACGAGGAGGCCGCCCAGCAGGTGCTTGCCGCGGGAGGTCCGGGGTGGCAACAGCGCGCGGTAGCCCGCCACGACGACGGCGACCCAGAGCAACCCGAGGACGAGGACACCGCCGAGGACCCAGGTCAGCGCGGTCGGGTCGACCGCGACCCGCGCCGCGGTCCGCTGTCCCACGGTGGCCAGCCAGGCGGCGCCGCCGACGAGCGCGAGGAAGGTCACGAGGACCAGGGCGCCGAGCCGGCGTCGCCCGGCCGCGAGGAACGCCGTCCCCGGGAGGACGGCGTTCAGCACGGTCAGGCCCAGCGCCGCGGGGAAGCCGCGGCCGCGGGCGTGCGACCGGGACCGCGGGCCCTCCGGTGGCGGGGGCAGGGGCCGCGACGGGCCGATGGGACGCGTCACGTCCCACTCGTGCTCGCTCACGTGGTCTCCTCGCTGTCCTCGACCGGGCCCGTCTCGCGGCCCATGCTCCCACTGACCGCGTCGCCGTTCCGGCGTTCCGCCGCCCACCTGCGCGAACACCCGTCCAGGTACCCCGCCGGTGGGCGGACTCACCCCCGACCGGGTGCCCGGAGCCGGGACGCCGCACGCGGAGGCATTCCGTAAGGTCGGTCCCCGTGCGCATCGCGACCTGGAACGTCAACTCGATCCGCACCCGGGCCGACCGCGTCGTCGCCTGGCTGCAGCGCTCTGACGTCGACGTCCTGGCTCTCCAGGAGACGAAGTGCCGGGACGACCAGTTCCCCGAGTCCTGCTTCACCGACCTCGGCTACCAGGTCGCCCACGTGGGCCACTCGCAGTGGAACGGGGTGGCGCTGCTGTCCCGCGTCGGCCTCGAGGACGTCGAGGTGGCCTTTCCCGGCCAGCCCGGCTTCGGCAACCC
Proteins encoded:
- a CDS encoding LCP family protein, encoding MSEHEWDVTRPIGPSRPLPPPPEGPRSRSHARGRGFPAALGLTVLNAVLPGTAFLAAGRRRLGALVLVTFLALVGGAAWLATVGQRTAARVAVDPTALTWVLGGVLVLGLLWVAVVVAGYRALLPPRTSRGKHLLGGLLVAALVAGIAYPVVTVGQVALAQQGLLDGLFADRESATVDDGDHPDPFGDQERVNVLLLGGDGGEGREGVRTDTVIVASIDTETGDTMLFSLPRNLQDLPFPSDSPLAEVYPDGFEGANEADSLLNAVYRTGPAWYPDILGRTDDPGADFLKLGVGEALGLDIDYFVLVNLDGFARLVDALGGITVNVNYYVPINGISGQELPDDYIEPGPAQHMDGWTALQFARGRYGLTDYDRMARQRCTISAIIDAADPVTLLRRYQELAATTQDIVSTDIPRSALDDFVDLAFLVKNSEVRSVVFDNTVIDPAYPDYDRMRTIVEDAISPVPADDDAADGAPTPAPGSATPAPGEPAEDPVAATDVTDACAYDPVRAAEARAAGEPPNRAD